The Streptomyces pactum genome contains a region encoding:
- a CDS encoding exodeoxyribonuclease III yields the protein MLTVTSVNVNGLRAAAKKGFVEWLADTSADVLCLQEVRAEPQQLPEHVRTPDGWHVTHAPAAAKGRAGVSLYTRREPDRVQVGFGSTEFDASGRYVEADLPGVTVASLYLPSGEVGTERQDEKVRFMGEFLAYLKELRERAAADGREVVVCGDWNIAHREADLKNWRANKKNSGFLPEEREWLSRVLDPAEGGYVDVVRALHPDVEGPYSWWSYRGRAFDNDSGWRIDLAVATPRLAARAVKGFVERAASHEERWSDHAPVTVVFES from the coding sequence GTGCTCACCGTGACCTCCGTAAATGTGAACGGTCTGCGTGCCGCCGCGAAGAAGGGCTTCGTGGAGTGGCTCGCCGACACCTCCGCCGACGTGCTGTGCCTCCAGGAGGTGCGGGCAGAGCCTCAGCAACTGCCGGAACACGTCCGCACGCCCGACGGCTGGCACGTGACGCACGCCCCCGCCGCCGCCAAGGGCCGCGCCGGCGTCTCCCTCTACACCCGCCGCGAGCCCGACCGCGTCCAGGTCGGCTTCGGCTCGACGGAGTTCGACGCCAGTGGCCGGTACGTCGAGGCGGACCTGCCCGGTGTGACGGTCGCCTCCCTTTACCTGCCGTCCGGAGAGGTCGGCACCGAGCGCCAGGACGAGAAGGTCCGCTTCATGGGCGAGTTCCTCGCCTACCTCAAGGAACTGCGCGAGCGGGCCGCCGCCGACGGCCGCGAGGTCGTCGTCTGCGGCGACTGGAACATCGCCCACCGCGAGGCCGACCTCAAGAACTGGCGCGCCAACAAGAAGAACTCCGGCTTCCTGCCGGAGGAGCGGGAGTGGCTGAGCCGCGTCCTCGACCCCGCCGAGGGCGGCTACGTCGACGTCGTGCGCGCCCTGCACCCGGACGTCGAGGGGCCGTACTCGTGGTGGTCGTACCGGGGGCGGGCCTTCGACAATGATTCAGGTTGGAGAATCGACCTCGCCGTCGCGACCCCCCGGCTGGCCGCGCGGGCGGTCAAGGGGTTCGTCGAGCGAGCTGCCAGCCACGAGGAACGGTGGTCGGACCACGCGCCGGTGACAGTGGTCTTCGAGTCGTGA
- the moaC gene encoding cyclic pyranopterin monophosphate synthase MoaC, protein MSTQDRPPHDGQDAHDPRDRLTHIDEAGAARMVDVSGKDVTARTARASGRVLVAPRVVELLRGEGVPKGDALATARIAGIMGAKRTPDLIPLCHPLSVSGVKLELSVADDAVEITATVKTTDRTGVEMEALTAVSVAALTVVDMVKAVDKGAVITDVRVEEKTGGKSGDWSRA, encoded by the coding sequence ATGAGTACGCAGGACCGACCCCCGCACGACGGCCAGGACGCGCACGACCCGCGGGACCGGCTGACACACATCGACGAGGCGGGCGCCGCGCGGATGGTCGACGTGTCCGGCAAGGACGTGACCGCACGCACCGCGCGCGCGAGCGGACGCGTCCTCGTCGCGCCCCGCGTGGTGGAGCTGCTGCGCGGGGAGGGGGTCCCCAAGGGCGACGCCCTCGCCACCGCGCGCATCGCGGGCATCATGGGCGCCAAACGCACCCCGGACCTGATCCCGCTGTGTCACCCGTTGTCGGTCTCCGGTGTGAAACTGGAGCTGTCGGTCGCGGACGACGCCGTGGAGATCACCGCCACGGTGAAGACGACGGATCGCACGGGTGTCGAGATGGAGGCGCTCACCGCGGTCTCCGTCGCCGCGCTCACCGTGGTCGACATGGTCAAGGCGGTCGACAAGGGAGCGGTCATCACGGACGTACGGGTAGAGGAGAAGACGGGCGGCAAGTCGGGCGACTGGAGCCGGGCATGA
- a CDS encoding GNAT family N-acetyltransferase: MNIRRVPFDHPDAVKLNDEVQAEYDVRYGDGGDATHLDPADFTPPNGLYLIAYDENDVPVASGGWRSQETNDEGYLDGDAELKRMFVIEQVRGRGLARRILAALEEDARAAGRTRMVLETGTKQPEAVALYTSSGYEPCGKFGFYRFHEDSLCYAKALQVP; encoded by the coding sequence ATGAACATACGCCGGGTCCCCTTCGACCACCCCGACGCCGTGAAGCTCAACGACGAGGTCCAGGCCGAGTACGACGTCCGTTACGGCGACGGCGGCGACGCCACGCACCTGGACCCGGCCGACTTCACGCCGCCGAACGGCCTGTATCTCATCGCGTACGACGAGAACGACGTCCCCGTGGCTTCCGGCGGCTGGCGCAGCCAGGAGACCAACGACGAGGGTTACCTCGACGGGGACGCCGAGCTCAAGCGGATGTTCGTGATCGAGCAGGTGCGCGGCCGCGGGCTGGCCCGCCGCATCCTGGCCGCCCTGGAAGAGGACGCCCGTGCGGCGGGCCGGACCCGCATGGTGCTGGAGACCGGCACCAAGCAGCCGGAGGCCGTGGCCCTGTACACCTCCAGCGGCTACGAACCGTGCGGGAAGTTCGGCTTCTACCGCTTCCACGAGGACAGCCTCTGCTACGCGAAGGCTCTCCAGGTCCCGTAG
- the sepX gene encoding divisome protein SepX/GlpR, which yields MSSSGLIYAVIVGAWAAYLVPMWLRRQDELNEARPTERFSTAIRLLSGRAGMERRYAKDLRSRSADEAEPDADAPDAVTDSVDVRAFAVSRTRRHPVPDARQQPAAQPAGQPEPARQETGGRPHGPRPEQAPGPGQASGPSQASEPGQASEPGHASEPGHASEPGHASGPASGPASGTGVAAARRRVPQARRAPVSPAAAARARRTKVLARRRRTTVMLFLAFTLGSVVAAVGGLAFLWAPGVPAVLLSAYIAYLRSQERHRFAFHMDRRQAEVAAQRLRDGDRRPRRRTPADPVGAVGDPDADEPDDGPEEEPDSGLSALAADRRALVEQTDHAEWVDQQRERQRRPQGDSWDPVPVPLPTYVTAPVAPRATPDVDLTAPDAWSSARSSAVADQEDVAADPGPDRPAAHTEDRPETPGRSDARRAASARRARERGRTPLFDQYEDGGRPRAANE from the coding sequence GTGAGCAGCAGCGGCCTCATCTACGCAGTCATCGTCGGGGCCTGGGCCGCCTACTTGGTGCCGATGTGGCTCCGTAGGCAGGACGAGCTGAACGAGGCCCGTCCGACGGAACGCTTCAGCACCGCCATCCGGCTGCTGTCCGGACGGGCGGGCATGGAGCGCCGGTACGCCAAGGACCTGCGGTCGCGCTCCGCCGACGAGGCGGAGCCCGACGCCGACGCCCCGGACGCCGTCACCGACTCGGTGGACGTCCGGGCGTTCGCCGTGTCCAGAACGCGCCGGCACCCCGTGCCCGACGCACGGCAGCAGCCCGCGGCCCAGCCCGCCGGGCAGCCCGAACCGGCGCGCCAGGAGACCGGCGGCCGCCCGCACGGCCCCAGACCCGAACAGGCCCCCGGGCCCGGCCAAGCGTCCGGGCCCAGCCAAGCGTCCGAGCCCGGGCAAGCGTCCGAGCCCGGCCACGCGTCCGAGCCTGGCCACGCGTCCGAGCCTGGCCACGCGTCCGGTCCCGCATCCGGTCCCGCGTCCGGAACCGGTGTGGCAGCGGCGCGCAGGCGCGTGCCGCAGGCCCGGCGCGCACCCGTCTCACCGGCGGCCGCAGCCCGGGCCCGGCGCACCAAGGTGCTCGCGCGCCGTCGGCGTACGACGGTGATGCTGTTCCTGGCCTTCACGCTCGGCTCGGTCGTCGCGGCGGTCGGCGGGCTCGCCTTCCTGTGGGCGCCCGGGGTGCCCGCGGTGCTGCTCAGTGCCTACATCGCCTATCTGCGCTCCCAGGAACGCCACCGGTTCGCCTTCCACATGGACCGCCGCCAGGCCGAGGTCGCCGCGCAGCGGCTGCGCGACGGCGACCGCCGGCCACGGAGGCGCACGCCGGCCGATCCCGTCGGCGCCGTGGGCGACCCCGACGCCGATGAGCCGGACGACGGACCCGAGGAGGAGCCCGACTCCGGCCTGTCGGCGCTCGCCGCGGACCGGCGCGCGCTGGTGGAGCAGACCGACCACGCCGAGTGGGTCGACCAGCAGCGCGAGCGGCAGCGGCGGCCGCAGGGCGATAGCTGGGACCCGGTTCCCGTACCCCTGCCCACCTACGTGACCGCGCCGGTCGCCCCCCGCGCCACGCCCGACGTGGACCTCACGGCGCCGGACGCGTGGAGCTCGGCACGTTCCAGCGCCGTGGCCGACCAGGAGGACGTGGCGGCCGACCCAGGGCCGGACCGCCCGGCCGCCCACACCGAGGACCGGCCGGAGACCCCGGGCCGCAGCGACGCCCGCCGCGCCGCGTCCGCCCGCCGGGCCCGGGAACGGGGCCGCACGCCGCTCTTCGACCAGTACGAGGACGGGGGCCGCCCCCGCGCGGCCAACGAGTAG
- a CDS encoding 5-formyltetrahydrofolate cyclo-ligase, whose translation MSHIGPTAQPDKRALRREFLAVRNGLTADDVREAALSLAERALGMPEVARAHAVAAYVSVGAEPGTLTLLDALRARGVRVLLPALLPDNDLDWGEYTGEDSLTLVRHGGRMALSEPAGERLGPDAVTEADVVLLPGLAVDGRGMRLGRGGGSYDRVLARLDRAGARPALLVLLYDSEVVAHVPAEPHDRPVDAVVTPSGVRRFK comes from the coding sequence TTGAGTCACATCGGACCTACTGCCCAACCTGACAAGCGGGCGTTGCGGCGGGAGTTCCTCGCGGTGAGGAACGGGTTGACGGCGGATGACGTGCGGGAAGCGGCGCTCTCGCTGGCCGAACGGGCGCTCGGGATGCCGGAGGTCGCGCGGGCACACGCCGTGGCGGCATACGTCTCCGTGGGCGCCGAGCCGGGCACCCTCACGCTGTTGGACGCGCTGCGCGCGCGGGGCGTGCGCGTCCTGCTGCCGGCGCTGCTTCCGGACAACGACCTCGACTGGGGCGAGTACACCGGGGAGGACTCCCTGACGCTCGTGCGGCACGGTGGGCGGATGGCCCTGTCCGAGCCCGCCGGGGAGCGCCTGGGGCCGGACGCGGTGACGGAGGCGGACGTCGTGCTGCTGCCGGGCCTGGCCGTCGACGGGCGCGGCATGCGGCTGGGGCGCGGCGGCGGATCGTACGACCGGGTCCTCGCGCGTTTGGACCGGGCGGGTGCGCGTCCCGCGCTGCTGGTCCTGCTGTACGACTCCGAGGTCGTCGCGCACGTTCCCGCCGAGCCCCACGACCGGCCGGTGGACGCGGTGGTGACGCCGTCGGGGGTGCGCAGGTTCAAGTGA
- a CDS encoding GNAT family N-acetyltransferase — protein sequence MELVDGDLVLRPIKLRDQRAWREVNRRNRDWLRPWEATIPPPTPGGPLTHRPTYRQMVRHLRSEAHAGRMLPFVIEYQGRLVGQLTVAGITWGSMCSGHVGYWVDEAVAGRGVMPTAVAMVVDHCFRTVGLHRVEVCIRPENAPSRRVVEKLGFREEGLRPRYLHIDGAWRDHLVFALTAEEVPEGLLRRWHRSRGRSARNTGN from the coding sequence GTGGAGCTGGTGGACGGCGACCTCGTCCTCAGGCCGATAAAGCTGCGCGACCAGCGGGCCTGGCGCGAGGTGAACCGGCGCAACCGCGACTGGCTGCGACCGTGGGAGGCGACCATTCCGCCGCCTACGCCGGGCGGTCCGCTCACGCACCGGCCCACCTACCGCCAGATGGTGCGGCACCTGCGGTCCGAGGCCCACGCGGGGCGGATGCTGCCCTTCGTCATCGAGTACCAGGGGCGGCTGGTGGGGCAGTTGACGGTGGCCGGCATCACCTGGGGCTCGATGTGCTCCGGGCACGTCGGCTACTGGGTGGACGAGGCGGTGGCCGGCCGCGGAGTGATGCCGACCGCCGTGGCGATGGTGGTGGACCACTGTTTCCGCACCGTCGGGCTGCATCGGGTCGAGGTCTGTATTCGCCCCGAGAACGCGCCCAGCCGGCGGGTCGTGGAGAAACTCGGATTCCGCGAGGAGGGCCTCAGGCCGCGTTATCTCCACATCGACGGAGCCTGGCGCGACCATCTCGTCTTCGCGCTCACCGCGGAAGAGGTCCCGGAGGGGCTGCTGCGACGCTGGCACCGGTCACGGGGCCGGAGCGCCCGGAACACCGGGAATTGA
- the glp gene encoding molybdotransferase-like divisome protein Glp: protein MSTAHRDTGHDHAPADFGPDRLWSVQDHLDDILATVRPLEPIELNLLDAQGCVLVDDITVPLSLPPFDNSSMDGYAVRVADVAGASEEFPAALEVVGDVAAGRAEPLSVGPGQAARIMTGAPLPPGAETVVPVEWTDGGLGEGPVAGMRARSLAPEGAEGQVHVYRPAQARAHVRAKGSDVRSGDRALEAGTVLGPPQIALLAAIGRGRVRVRPRPRVVVLSTGSELVQPDEELAHGQIYDSNSFALTAAARDAGAIAYRVGAVADDAETLRSTIEDQLVRADLMVTTGGVSVGAYDVVKEALAHVADEDEPGGGVDFRKLAMQPGKPQGFGSIGPDHTPLLALPGNPVSSYVSFELFVRPAIRTLMGLTDVHRPTTTASLAADKALTSPRGRRQFLRASYADGSVTPVGGSGSHLVAALAHADALIVVPEDAETVEPGAEVEVVLLG, encoded by the coding sequence TTGAGCACAGCGCACCGTGACACCGGCCACGACCACGCCCCCGCGGACTTCGGTCCGGACCGGCTGTGGTCGGTGCAGGACCACCTGGACGACATCCTCGCAACCGTCCGCCCCCTGGAACCCATCGAGCTGAACCTGCTCGACGCCCAGGGCTGCGTCCTGGTCGACGACATCACGGTGCCGCTCTCCCTGCCGCCGTTCGACAACAGCTCCATGGACGGGTACGCGGTGCGGGTCGCCGACGTCGCGGGCGCGAGCGAGGAGTTCCCCGCCGCCCTCGAGGTCGTCGGGGACGTCGCCGCCGGCCGGGCCGAACCGCTGTCCGTGGGCCCCGGCCAGGCCGCCCGCATCATGACGGGCGCGCCGCTCCCGCCCGGCGCCGAGACCGTCGTCCCCGTGGAGTGGACCGACGGCGGGCTCGGCGAGGGCCCGGTGGCCGGAATGCGCGCCCGCAGCCTGGCCCCCGAGGGCGCCGAGGGCCAGGTCCACGTGTACCGCCCGGCCCAGGCACGCGCGCACGTCCGCGCGAAGGGCAGCGACGTCAGGTCCGGTGACCGCGCCCTGGAGGCGGGCACGGTCCTCGGCCCGCCGCAGATCGCGCTGCTCGCCGCGATCGGCCGGGGCAGGGTGCGGGTACGCCCGCGTCCGCGCGTGGTGGTGCTCTCCACCGGCAGCGAACTCGTCCAGCCCGACGAGGAACTGGCCCACGGCCAGATCTACGACTCCAACAGCTTCGCCCTCACCGCGGCCGCCCGCGACGCCGGCGCCATCGCCTACCGCGTGGGCGCCGTCGCCGACGACGCCGAGACCCTGCGGTCCACCATCGAGGACCAGTTGGTCCGCGCCGACCTGATGGTCACCACCGGCGGGGTGAGCGTCGGGGCGTACGACGTCGTCAAGGAGGCGCTCGCGCACGTCGCCGACGAGGACGAGCCGGGCGGCGGCGTGGACTTCCGCAAGCTCGCCATGCAGCCCGGCAAGCCCCAGGGCTTCGGCTCCATCGGCCCCGACCACACGCCGCTGCTCGCCCTGCCCGGCAACCCGGTGTCGTCGTACGTCTCCTTCGAGTTGTTCGTCCGCCCCGCGATCCGCACCCTCATGGGCCTCACCGACGTCCACCGCCCGACGACCACCGCGTCCCTGGCCGCGGACAAGGCGCTGACCTCGCCGAGGGGACGCCGGCAGTTCCTGCGCGCCAGCTACGCCGACGGCTCGGTCACCCCGGTCGGCGGTTCCGGCTCCCACCTCGTGGCCGCCCTCGCGCACGCCGACGCGCTGATCGTCGTCCCCGAGGACGCCGAGACCGTGGAGCCCGGCGCCGAGGTCGAGGTGGTCCTGCTCGGCTGA
- the galU gene encoding UTP--glucose-1-phosphate uridylyltransferase GalU: MTQSHPRISKAVIPAAGLGTRFLPATKATPKEMLPVVDKPAIQYVVEEAVAAGLGDVLMVTGRNKRPLEDHFDRNYELESALQKKGDASRLAKVQESSDLAMIHYVRQGDPKGLGHAVLCAAPHVGDEPFAVLLGDDLIDPRDPLLQRMIEVQEQYGGSVVALMEVAPEQIHLYGCAAVESTEDGDVVKVSGLVEKPDPADAPSNYAIIGRYVLDPHIFDILRKTEPGRGGEIQLTDALQQLAETHTTAATAAGKAGGPVHGVVFKGRRYDTGDRGDYLRAIVRLACEREDLGPDFRTWLRSYVAEEM, encoded by the coding sequence ATGACTCAGTCCCACCCCAGGATCAGCAAGGCTGTCATCCCCGCAGCCGGGCTCGGTACCCGGTTCCTGCCGGCCACCAAAGCCACTCCCAAGGAGATGCTGCCGGTCGTCGACAAGCCGGCGATCCAGTACGTGGTCGAGGAGGCCGTGGCCGCGGGCCTCGGCGACGTCCTCATGGTCACGGGCCGCAACAAGCGTCCCCTGGAAGACCACTTCGACCGCAACTACGAACTGGAGTCCGCCCTTCAGAAAAAGGGTGACGCGAGCAGGCTGGCCAAGGTCCAGGAGTCCAGCGACCTCGCCATGATCCACTACGTCCGCCAGGGCGACCCCAAGGGCCTCGGTCACGCCGTGCTGTGCGCCGCCCCGCACGTCGGCGACGAGCCCTTCGCGGTCCTGCTCGGCGACGACCTGATCGACCCGCGCGACCCGCTGCTGCAGCGCATGATCGAGGTTCAGGAGCAGTACGGCGGCAGCGTCGTCGCCCTGATGGAGGTCGCGCCCGAGCAGATCCACCTCTACGGCTGCGCGGCCGTGGAGAGCACCGAGGACGGCGACGTCGTCAAGGTGAGCGGACTGGTCGAGAAGCCCGACCCGGCCGACGCGCCCTCCAACTACGCCATCATCGGCCGCTACGTGCTCGACCCGCACATCTTCGACATACTCCGCAAGACCGAACCAGGCCGCGGCGGCGAGATCCAGCTCACCGACGCCCTCCAGCAGCTCGCCGAGACGCACACGACGGCGGCCACCGCCGCGGGGAAGGCCGGCGGCCCGGTGCACGGCGTCGTCTTCAAGGGCCGCCGCTATGACACAGGTGACCGCGGCGACTATCTGCGTGCCATTGTCAGACTCGCGTGCGAACGTGAAGACCTGGGCCCGGACTTCCGGACCTGGCTTCGCAGTTACGTAGCCGAGGAGATGTAA
- a CDS encoding penicillin acylase family protein produces the protein MPPTNTASTGQQPGTSGRKKGKKGRKGRLLVLVLVLAVIGGLVYGAYWSVSTVRASFPQTKGSITLEGLSGPVDVKRDGYGIPQIYASSDEDLFMAQGYVQAQDRFYEMDVRRHMTSGRLSEMFGKGQVDNDEFLRTLGWHRVAKKEYDEKLSDSTKKYLQAYAKGVNAYLAGKDGEDISLEYAALGFTNDYKPQEWTPVDSVAWLKAMAWDLRGNMQDEVDRALMTSRLGPQQIADLYPAYPYDRNKAIVQEGQYDELTETFDGGGTSGGDDSSSGTGTGTGTGTGTGMGIGAGTGTGTGTGTGDALQSQLAGLQHVLDDLPTAVGVNGNGIGSNSWVVSGEHTITGKPLLANDPHLSPSLPSVWYQMGLHCRSVSAKCQYDVAGYTFAGMPGVVIGHNQEIAWGLTNSGVDVTDLYLEKITGDGYQYDDKVVPFETREETIKVAGGESKKIVVRETNNGPLLSDRDDELVKVGKKATVDTAAPDRGDGYGVALRWTALEAGTTMDAVFAMDRAKNWNDFREAAALFDVPSQNLVYADSEHIGYTLPGRIPVRAEGHDGSVPAPGWSPEYRWTGEYIDPDELPYEYDPERGYIVTANQAVVDEDAYPYTLTTDWGYGTRSQRITSLIEQKIKDGGKISTDDMRQMQLDNSSEMAKLLVPQLLKIDVGDKDVREAQKLLEGWDYTQDADSAAAAYFNAVWRNILKLAFGNKLPKELRVEGQCLWVDPVNTTGPADETNKVRECGQRDADQAQPDGGDRWFEVVRGLMEKPKSDWWTTPASGTRKGADHNRDDLFKRAMIDARWELTAKLGKDIDTWNWGRLHRLFLKNQTLGTEGPGFLKYALNRGPWKLSGGEAAVNASGWNAAGGYGVVWVPSMRMVVNLGDLDKSRWINLTGASGHAYSAHYTDQTDKWADGELLPWAFSEKAVDDSTSDTLVLKP, from the coding sequence ATGCCCCCCACCAACACCGCCTCTACGGGTCAGCAGCCCGGCACGTCCGGCAGGAAGAAGGGGAAGAAGGGGCGCAAAGGCCGCCTGCTCGTCCTCGTGCTGGTCCTGGCCGTCATCGGCGGCCTCGTCTACGGGGCGTACTGGTCCGTCAGCACCGTCCGCGCGTCCTTCCCGCAGACCAAGGGGTCGATCACGCTGGAGGGACTGTCGGGTCCGGTCGACGTCAAGCGCGACGGGTACGGCATCCCGCAGATCTACGCGTCCTCCGACGAGGACCTGTTCATGGCTCAGGGCTACGTCCAGGCGCAGGACCGGTTCTACGAGATGGACGTACGCCGCCACATGACCTCCGGGCGGCTGTCGGAGATGTTCGGCAAGGGCCAGGTCGACAACGACGAGTTCCTGCGCACCCTGGGCTGGCACCGGGTGGCGAAGAAGGAGTACGACGAGAAACTGTCGGACTCCACGAAGAAGTACCTCCAGGCCTACGCCAAGGGCGTCAACGCCTATCTGGCGGGCAAGGACGGCGAGGACATCTCCCTGGAGTACGCCGCCCTCGGCTTCACCAACGACTACAAGCCCCAGGAGTGGACGCCGGTCGACTCGGTGGCCTGGCTGAAGGCGATGGCCTGGGACCTGCGCGGCAACATGCAGGACGAGGTCGACCGCGCCCTGATGACCAGCCGCCTCGGCCCCCAGCAGATCGCCGACCTGTATCCGGCGTACCCGTACGACCGGAACAAGGCGATCGTCCAGGAGGGGCAGTACGACGAGCTCACCGAGACGTTCGACGGCGGCGGCACGTCTGGCGGCGACGACTCGTCGTCAGGCACGGGAACCGGTACGGGTACGGGAACCGGTACGGGGATGGGCATCGGAGCCGGCACCGGCACCGGGACCGGCACCGGGACCGGCGACGCCCTGCAGAGCCAACTGGCCGGCCTCCAACACGTCCTGGACGACCTGCCCACCGCCGTCGGCGTGAACGGCAACGGCATCGGCTCCAACTCCTGGGTGGTCTCCGGCGAGCACACCATCACCGGCAAGCCGCTGCTGGCCAACGACCCGCACCTGTCGCCGTCGCTGCCGTCCGTCTGGTACCAGATGGGCCTGCACTGCCGCAGCGTCTCCGCGAAGTGCCAGTACGACGTCGCCGGGTACACCTTCGCGGGCATGCCCGGCGTGGTCATCGGCCACAACCAGGAGATCGCCTGGGGCCTGACCAACTCCGGCGTCGACGTCACCGACCTCTACCTGGAGAAGATCACCGGCGACGGCTACCAGTACGACGACAAGGTGGTCCCCTTCGAGACGCGCGAGGAGACCATCAAGGTCGCCGGCGGCGAGTCCAAGAAGATCGTCGTCCGCGAGACCAACAACGGCCCCCTGCTCTCCGACCGCGACGACGAGCTCGTGAAGGTCGGCAAGAAGGCCACCGTCGACACGGCCGCCCCCGACCGCGGCGACGGCTACGGCGTCGCGCTGCGCTGGACCGCGCTGGAGGCGGGCACCACCATGGACGCCGTCTTCGCGATGGACCGGGCGAAGAACTGGAACGACTTCCGCGAGGCCGCCGCCCTGTTCGACGTCCCCTCGCAGAACCTGGTCTACGCCGACAGCGAGCACATCGGCTACACCCTGCCCGGCAGGATCCCGGTGCGCGCCGAGGGCCACGACGGCTCGGTCCCGGCACCGGGCTGGAGCCCCGAGTACCGCTGGACCGGCGAGTACATCGACCCGGACGAGCTGCCGTACGAGTACGACCCGGAGCGCGGCTACATCGTGACCGCCAACCAGGCCGTCGTCGACGAGGACGCGTACCCGTACACGCTGACCACGGACTGGGGCTACGGTACCCGCAGTCAGCGGATCACCTCCCTGATCGAGCAGAAGATCAAGGACGGCGGCAAGATCTCCACCGACGACATGCGCCAGATGCAGCTCGACAACAGCAGCGAGATGGCCAAGCTGCTCGTGCCCCAGTTGCTGAAGATCGACGTCGGTGACAAGGACGTCCGCGAGGCGCAGAAGCTGCTGGAGGGCTGGGACTACACCCAGGACGCCGACTCGGCCGCCGCCGCCTACTTCAACGCCGTCTGGCGCAACATCCTCAAGCTCGCCTTCGGCAACAAGCTGCCCAAGGAGCTGCGGGTCGAGGGACAGTGTCTGTGGGTCGACCCGGTCAACACCACCGGACCCGCGGACGAGACCAACAAGGTCCGCGAGTGCGGCCAGCGGGACGCCGACCAGGCGCAGCCGGACGGCGGCGACCGCTGGTTCGAGGTCGTCCGCGGCCTGATGGAGAAGCCGAAGAGCGACTGGTGGACGACGCCCGCCTCCGGCACCCGCAAGGGCGCCGACCACAACCGCGACGATCTGTTCAAGCGCGCCATGATCGACGCCCGCTGGGAGCTGACCGCCAAGCTCGGCAAGGACATCGACACCTGGAACTGGGGCCGGCTGCACCGCCTGTTCCTGAAGAACCAGACCCTGGGAACCGAGGGCCCCGGCTTCCTGAAGTACGCCCTCAACCGCGGCCCGTGGAAGCTCAGCGGCGGCGAGGCGGCGGTCAACGCCTCCGGCTGGAACGCGGCCGGCGGCTACGGGGTGGTCTGGGTGCCGTCCATGCGGATGGTGGTCAACCTCGGCGACCTCGACAAGTCGCGGTGGATCAACCTCACCGGCGCCTCCGGACACGCCTACAGCGCCCACTACACCGACCAGACGGACAAGTGGGCCGACGGAGAGCTGCTGCCGTGGGCCTTCTCGGAGAAGGCGGTCGACGACAGCACGAGCGACACGCTGGTGCTGAAGCCGTAG
- a CDS encoding MogA/MoaB family molybdenum cofactor biosynthesis protein, with translation MTLDGPAGGALPAPYSALVVTASNRAAAGVYEDRGGPLVAEGLRRFGFAVDGPRVVPDGDPVEAALRAGAEAGYDVIVTTGGTGVSPTDRTPEATRAVIAYEVPGIAEAVRAYGRDKVPTAVLSRGLAGVAGRTLIVNLPGSAGGVKDGLAVLEPLLTHAVDQLRGGDHPRPASGGGAS, from the coding sequence ATGACACTGGACGGGCCGGCCGGGGGCGCCCTCCCCGCGCCGTACAGCGCCCTGGTGGTCACCGCCTCCAACCGGGCCGCCGCCGGGGTCTACGAGGACAGGGGCGGCCCCCTGGTCGCCGAGGGACTGCGCCGCTTCGGCTTCGCCGTCGACGGCCCCCGGGTCGTCCCCGACGGCGACCCCGTGGAGGCCGCCCTCCGGGCAGGCGCCGAGGCGGGCTACGACGTGATCGTCACCACCGGCGGCACCGGTGTCTCGCCCACCGACCGCACCCCCGAGGCGACCCGGGCGGTGATCGCCTACGAGGTTCCCGGCATCGCGGAGGCCGTTCGGGCGTACGGCCGGGACAAGGTGCCGACCGCGGTGCTCTCGCGGGGCCTGGCCGGAGTGGCGGGCCGCACGCTGATCGTCAACCTGCCGGGTTCCGCCGGCGGGGTGAAGGACGGCCTCGCCGTGCTGGAGCCCTTGCTGACACACGCCGTGGACCAGCTCCGCGGCGGCGACCACCCGAGACCGGCCAGTGGCGGGGGTGCGAGCTGA